A genomic window from Streptomyces sp. NBC_00234 includes:
- a CDS encoding CehA/McbA family metallohydrolase produces the protein MTGSHTAHDRPIARRGLLVGTAATALTLGTVSFADASPDTDETRTVRGTLPTGSPDFVHLPVEVPHGVREIEVSYTYEKTPVPAGTQGNALDIGLFDERGTALGGAGFRGWSGGARSSFFVRADAATPGYLAGPVRAGTWHIALGPYTVAPEGLPYEVTITLRFGPSGSTPKPVYPPERAKGRGRAWYRGDCHLHSVHSDGRRTPAEIAAAARAAGLDFINSSEHNTHSAHSAWEGLWGEDLLILTGEEVTTRNGHVLALATDPGTFVDWRYRARDNRFGHFAKAVRRAGGLVVPAHPHATCIGCHWKFGFGEADAVEVWNGPYTPDDEISLAEWDNALVASARSGRPWIPAMGNSDAHREPDRVGLPQTVVLADELSREAITDGIRAGRSYIAESSGVTLAFGATGGRGLHAGIGGRLPADADAPVTVRLEVGGAPGCTAHFVTDQGTLFTAPLPASGTGTVEWRTTPQYAAYVRAEVRHPPQVPGLPGPLAALTNPVFLGR, from the coding sequence ATGACCGGTTCGCACACCGCTCACGACCGCCCGATCGCCAGGCGCGGCCTGCTCGTCGGTACGGCCGCCACCGCTCTAACGTTGGGCACTGTGAGCTTCGCCGACGCCTCGCCCGACACGGACGAGACCCGCACCGTACGGGGCACACTGCCCACCGGGTCCCCCGACTTCGTCCACCTGCCCGTCGAAGTACCGCACGGTGTACGGGAGATCGAGGTCTCGTACACGTACGAGAAGACCCCCGTCCCGGCCGGAACCCAGGGCAACGCCCTCGACATCGGCCTCTTCGACGAGCGCGGCACCGCGCTGGGCGGGGCCGGTTTCCGCGGCTGGTCCGGCGGGGCCCGCAGCAGCTTCTTCGTCCGCGCCGACGCGGCGACCCCCGGCTACCTCGCGGGCCCCGTACGGGCGGGGACCTGGCACATCGCGCTGGGGCCGTACACCGTGGCCCCCGAGGGGCTCCCCTACGAGGTGACGATCACCCTCCGCTTCGGGCCCTCCGGCTCCACGCCGAAGCCCGTGTATCCGCCGGAGCGCGCCAAGGGACGGGGCCGCGCCTGGTACCGGGGCGACTGTCATCTGCACTCCGTCCACTCGGACGGGCGGCGCACCCCGGCCGAGATCGCCGCCGCCGCGCGGGCCGCCGGGCTCGACTTCATCAACAGCAGCGAGCACAACACCCACTCCGCGCACAGCGCGTGGGAGGGGCTGTGGGGCGAGGACCTGCTGATCCTTACGGGCGAGGAGGTCACCACCCGCAACGGTCACGTGCTCGCCCTCGCCACCGACCCGGGCACCTTCGTCGACTGGCGCTACCGGGCCCGCGACAACCGGTTCGGCCACTTCGCGAAGGCCGTGCGGCGGGCCGGCGGGCTGGTCGTGCCCGCCCATCCGCACGCCACCTGCATCGGCTGCCACTGGAAGTTCGGCTTCGGCGAGGCGGACGCGGTGGAGGTGTGGAACGGGCCCTACACCCCCGACGACGAGATCTCCCTCGCCGAGTGGGACAACGCCCTCGTGGCGTCCGCACGCTCCGGCAGGCCGTGGATCCCCGCCATGGGGAACAGCGACGCCCACCGCGAGCCGGACCGGGTGGGTCTGCCGCAGACCGTCGTCCTCGCCGACGAGCTGTCCCGCGAGGCGATCACGGACGGCATCCGGGCCGGACGTTCGTACATCGCCGAGTCGTCCGGCGTCACGCTCGCCTTCGGCGCCACCGGCGGCCGTGGTCTGCACGCCGGGATCGGCGGACGGCTGCCCGCCGACGCCGACGCCCCTGTCACGGTGCGGCTGGAGGTCGGAGGGGCGCCGGGCTGCACGGCGCACTTCGTGACCGATCAGGGCACGCTGTTCACCGCCCCGCTGCCCGCCTCGGGGACCGGCACGGTGGAGTGGCGCACGACGCCGCAGTACGCCGCCTACGTCCGCGCCGAGGTCCGGCATCCGCCCCAGGTGCCGGGCCTTCCCGGGCCGCTCGCCGCCCTCACCAACCCGGTCTTCCTGGGGCGCTGA
- a CDS encoding GNAT family N-acetyltransferase, with translation MIEPSLRARIAHYYATVPLVFAEAEEFGPLRLFVRRAAGAPYYGGPNHAQPTAAGAADVTGADIARVRARQRELGVPGAIEWLDEVAPAMRGLVEAAGLPVLERPLMVLDPHLPLAPPPLPDGVTLRALDADDPALPAALALPRLAFADVGTAVGLAGRTELSAIAATLTADGTLETVRPTLRAGHKVLVAALAPDGTPLAVGHYHPADGITEIGGIGTLPTARRQGLGAAVMAALATHARDQGVHTVFLAYAEEAVARIYARLGFRPAGTTLLIADQPARS, from the coding sequence ATGATCGAGCCGTCGCTTCGCGCCCGCATAGCGCACTATTACGCCACCGTGCCGCTGGTGTTCGCCGAAGCCGAGGAGTTCGGTCCGTTGCGGCTGTTCGTACGGAGGGCGGCGGGCGCCCCGTACTACGGCGGCCCGAACCACGCCCAGCCCACCGCGGCGGGTGCGGCCGACGTCACCGGCGCCGACATCGCCCGCGTACGGGCCCGGCAGCGGGAGCTCGGTGTGCCGGGGGCGATCGAGTGGCTGGACGAGGTGGCACCCGCGATGCGCGGGCTGGTCGAGGCCGCGGGCCTGCCGGTGCTGGAGCGTCCGTTGATGGTCCTCGACCCGCACCTGCCCTTGGCGCCGCCGCCCCTGCCGGACGGTGTCACGCTCCGCGCCCTGGACGCCGACGACCCCGCCCTGCCCGCCGCACTCGCCCTCCCCCGCCTGGCCTTCGCCGACGTGGGCACGGCGGTGGGCCTTGCGGGGCGCACCGAACTGTCCGCGATCGCCGCAACGCTGACGGCGGACGGCACCCTGGAGACGGTCCGCCCGACCCTCCGCGCCGGCCACAAGGTGCTCGTGGCAGCCCTCGCCCCCGACGGCACCCCGCTCGCCGTGGGCCACTACCACCCGGCGGACGGCATCACCGAGATCGGCGGCATCGGGACCCTGCCCACGGCCCGTCGGCAGGGGCTGGGCGCGGCCGTCATGGCGGCCCTCGCCACCCATGCACGCGACCAGGGTGTGCACACCGTCTTCCTCGCCTACGCCGAGGAAGCCGTCGCCCGCATCTACGCCCGCCTGGGCTTCCGCCCGGCCGGCACCACCCTGCTGATCGCCGACCAGCCCGCCCGTTCCTGA
- a CDS encoding protein kinase domain-containing protein, protein MFELGGSGAEPLETGDPLRIGSIPLAGRLGAGGMGRVYLGVHEGRYVAVKQLLSSVVGEDADFLRRFGHELDNLSRLPAEATAPLLASDRTAMPPWFATAYVPGLTLSQAVTLHGGPLPADALWSLLRGAAAALASVHALDMVHRDIKPSNVMLTLDGLTLIDFGVARATEQSQLTRTGMVVGTPAYMAPEQASGSRGLSGATDVFALASALGYAACGRPPFGDDSGHGVLYRIVHEQPDMAPLRELDSELAELVAACLDKDPDGRPTAAELLESASRRAPSTGPLWPAVITERLTERAAFAASTQKIDTPTVPLTGGSPEPESKPEPKAEPQPKPEPKAEPQPKPTSGARPERAERRRKRLFLAVVPVVATVGGTTLAIQLLPYMSSPQATEKPGPSASVSAPADPGSTGGTGPSGTASPSASPGKDKGKAGDKDASGEKGAEDDEGKEPDGAGGSEAAAGGGTGTGAVDPDGSDGAGDADTPGDSGADGSGGAAASGGGGSGPSSAAPPPSSGTYRYRNGDNSLCITQTYGGSDQGSCSDSTARWTVRSQSGGFKLVNQQTGQCLYANMLGQAVFVGDCAQEAGRIWRNGSGGSLVSAFNGGCLDVGTTSFLVTSTCAGESSQRWTRES, encoded by the coding sequence GTGTTCGAGCTGGGGGGAAGCGGGGCCGAGCCCCTGGAGACGGGGGACCCGCTCCGGATCGGATCGATACCGCTGGCGGGGCGGCTCGGGGCCGGTGGCATGGGGCGGGTGTACCTCGGGGTCCACGAAGGACGGTACGTGGCCGTCAAGCAGCTGCTGTCCTCCGTCGTCGGCGAGGACGCCGACTTCCTGCGCCGGTTCGGGCACGAACTCGACAACCTGTCCCGGCTGCCGGCGGAGGCCACCGCTCCGCTGCTCGCCAGTGACCGCACCGCGATGCCTCCGTGGTTCGCCACCGCGTACGTCCCCGGGCTCACCCTGAGCCAGGCCGTCACGCTGCACGGCGGCCCGCTGCCCGCCGACGCGCTCTGGTCGCTGCTGCGGGGAGCGGCTGCCGCCCTGGCGTCCGTGCACGCGCTGGACATGGTGCACCGGGACATCAAGCCGTCCAACGTCATGCTGACCCTCGACGGGCTCACCCTCATCGACTTCGGCGTCGCCCGGGCCACCGAACAGAGCCAGTTGACCCGCACCGGCATGGTCGTGGGGACGCCCGCCTACATGGCGCCCGAACAGGCTTCGGGTTCACGCGGGCTGAGCGGCGCCACCGACGTGTTCGCACTGGCCTCGGCGCTCGGCTACGCCGCGTGCGGCCGGCCGCCCTTCGGCGACGACTCGGGCCACGGTGTGCTCTACCGCATCGTCCACGAGCAGCCCGACATGGCGCCGTTGCGGGAGCTGGACTCCGAGCTCGCCGAGCTCGTCGCGGCCTGCCTCGACAAGGACCCCGACGGCCGTCCCACCGCCGCCGAGCTCCTCGAAAGCGCCTCGCGGCGCGCACCGTCCACCGGGCCCCTGTGGCCCGCGGTCATCACGGAGCGGCTGACCGAGCGGGCCGCCTTCGCCGCGAGCACGCAGAAGATCGACACACCGACCGTCCCACTCACCGGCGGCAGCCCGGAGCCCGAGTCGAAGCCGGAGCCGAAGGCTGAGCCGCAGCCGAAGCCGGAGCCGAAGGCTGAGCCGCAGCCGAAGCCGACGTCCGGGGCCCGCCCCGAGCGGGCCGAACGCCGCCGTAAGCGCCTCTTCCTCGCCGTCGTTCCCGTCGTCGCCACCGTGGGCGGCACGACCCTCGCCATCCAGCTCCTGCCGTACATGTCCTCGCCGCAGGCCACGGAGAAACCCGGCCCCTCGGCCTCCGTCTCGGCGCCGGCCGACCCGGGGTCGACCGGTGGCACCGGCCCGTCGGGCACGGCCTCGCCGTCCGCGTCGCCCGGCAAGGACAAGGGCAAGGCCGGGGACAAGGACGCGTCCGGGGAGAAGGGCGCGGAGGACGACGAAGGCAAGGAACCGGACGGGGCGGGCGGCTCCGAGGCCGCCGCCGGCGGCGGCACCGGGACCGGCGCCGTCGACCCGGACGGGAGCGACGGCGCCGGCGACGCGGACACTCCCGGCGACTCGGGCGCCGACGGTTCCGGCGGGGCCGCCGCGTCCGGCGGGGGCGGTTCCGGCCCGTCCTCGGCCGCCCCTCCCCCCTCCTCCGGCACCTACCGCTACCGCAACGGCGACAACAGCCTCTGCATCACCCAGACGTACGGCGGCTCGGATCAGGGTTCCTGCTCGGACTCGACCGCCCGGTGGACCGTGCGGAGCCAGTCCGGCGGCTTCAAGCTCGTCAACCAACAGACCGGCCAGTGCCTGTACGCCAACATGCTCGGCCAGGCCGTCTTCGTGGGCGACTGCGCCCAGGAGGCCGGCCGGATCTGGCGTAACGGTTCGGGTGGCAGCCTCGTGAGCGCCTTCAACGGCGGCTGCCTCGACGTGGGCACGACCAGTTTCCTGGTGACGTCGACGTGCGCCGGGGAGTCGTCACAGCGCTGGACGAGGGAGAGCTAG
- a CDS encoding TetR/AcrR family transcriptional regulator, which yields MSPKQQRGAVTVDLLLDAALRVYGEEGERGITVGAVTEASGVSLGSLYHHFGSIDGLVAELTHRWLGRLLGELAVGLQGADTTRGAIAGLVRAYLAFIREHRAAALLLHSSMADRQGMAQGKELRDAQEARLSPFAEWLKPRVESGELAPLPLALIESLVLGPVVAVARRWLSGIDDVDLDEAARILPDRIWRSLTL from the coding sequence ATGAGCCCCAAACAGCAACGCGGTGCGGTAACCGTCGATTTGCTTCTCGATGCCGCGTTGCGCGTCTACGGCGAGGAGGGCGAGCGGGGCATCACCGTCGGTGCGGTCACCGAGGCCAGCGGGGTCAGTCTCGGCAGCCTGTACCACCACTTCGGCAGCATCGACGGTCTCGTCGCCGAGCTGACGCACCGCTGGCTGGGACGGCTGCTGGGCGAGCTGGCGGTGGGCCTGCAGGGCGCCGACACCACCCGAGGCGCGATCGCGGGCCTCGTACGCGCCTATCTGGCGTTCATCCGGGAGCACCGGGCCGCCGCCCTGCTCCTGCACTCCTCCATGGCCGACCGTCAGGGCATGGCCCAGGGCAAGGAGCTCCGCGACGCCCAGGAGGCCCGGCTCTCGCCCTTCGCCGAATGGCTCAAACCCCGCGTCGAGTCCGGTGAACTCGCCCCGCTGCCGCTCGCGTTGATCGAGTCCCTGGTCCTCGGCCCGGTCGTCGCGGTCGCCCGCCGCTGGCTCTCGGGCATCGACGACGTCGACCTGGACGAGGCGGCCCGCATCCTCCCGGACCGGATCTGGCGGTCACTGACCCTGTGA
- a CDS encoding M4 family metallopeptidase, which translates to MAVVAVQGAPASADSTAADRESGATALPLSASARATAIKDAQAGAVAAARQIGLGAQEKLIVRDVVKDADGTVHTRYERTYDGLPVLGGDLVTHARKDGSVKGISRAHSEQISLPTTSASVAAAPGARKVVWAADGKPVLAYETVVTGTQADGTPRELHVITDATSGKKLYSYEGIHTGTGTSQYSGTVALGTTLSGSSYSLTDGGRGGHKTYDLNGGTSGTGTLFTDADDVWGSGTTANRQTAGVDAAYGAGVTWDFYKTEFGRNGIAGDGKAAYSRVHYGNAYVNAFWSDSCFCMTYGDGANNLKPLTSLDVAAHEMSHGLTASTAGLKYSRESGGLNEATSDILGTSVEFYANNSADAGDYLIGEKIDIRGNGTPLRYMDRPSRDGSSADYWSRNVGRLDVHYSSGPANHFFYLLSEGSGAKTVNGVSYDSPTADGSTVTGIGRDKAYKIWYKALSTYMTSSTDYAGARAATLQAAGDLYGAGSAEQQGVTAAWNAINVK; encoded by the coding sequence ATGGCCGTCGTCGCCGTACAGGGCGCACCGGCCAGCGCCGACTCCACCGCCGCCGACCGGGAGTCCGGCGCCACCGCGCTTCCGCTCAGCGCGTCGGCCCGGGCGACCGCCATCAAGGACGCGCAGGCCGGAGCCGTCGCCGCGGCGCGGCAGATCGGACTCGGTGCACAGGAGAAGCTGATCGTCCGCGATGTCGTCAAGGACGCCGACGGCACCGTCCACACCCGGTACGAGCGGACCTACGACGGCCTCCCGGTACTCGGCGGCGACCTGGTGACCCACGCCCGCAAGGACGGCTCGGTCAAGGGCATATCCCGCGCGCACTCCGAGCAGATATCGCTCCCGACGACGTCCGCGTCCGTCGCGGCGGCCCCGGGCGCGCGCAAGGTGGTCTGGGCGGCCGACGGCAAGCCGGTCCTCGCGTACGAGACCGTCGTCACCGGTACGCAGGCCGACGGCACACCGCGCGAGCTGCACGTCATCACGGACGCCACGAGCGGCAAGAAGCTCTACTCGTACGAGGGCATCCACACCGGGACGGGCACGAGCCAGTACAGCGGCACCGTCGCGCTGGGCACCACCCTCAGCGGCTCCTCCTACAGCCTCACCGACGGAGGCCGCGGCGGACACAAGACGTACGACCTCAACGGCGGCACGTCCGGCACCGGCACGCTCTTCACCGACGCCGACGACGTCTGGGGCAGCGGCACCACCGCCAACCGTCAGACGGCCGGCGTCGACGCCGCCTACGGCGCCGGTGTGACCTGGGACTTCTACAAGACGGAGTTCGGCCGCAACGGCATCGCGGGCGACGGCAAGGCCGCCTACTCGCGCGTCCACTACGGCAACGCGTACGTCAACGCTTTCTGGTCCGACAGCTGCTTCTGCATGACGTACGGCGACGGGGCCAACAACCTCAAGCCGCTCACCTCGCTGGACGTCGCCGCGCACGAGATGAGCCACGGGCTCACGGCGTCCACCGCAGGGCTGAAGTACAGCCGGGAGTCGGGCGGCCTCAACGAGGCCACCAGCGACATCCTCGGCACCTCGGTGGAGTTCTACGCCAACAACTCCGCCGACGCCGGTGACTACCTCATCGGCGAGAAGATCGACATCCGCGGCAACGGCACCCCGCTGCGCTACATGGACCGGCCCAGCCGGGACGGCTCGTCGGCGGACTACTGGTCCAGGAACGTCGGCAGGCTGGACGTGCACTACTCGTCCGGTCCGGCCAACCACTTCTTCTACCTGCTGTCCGAGGGCAGCGGGGCCAAGACGGTCAACGGCGTCTCGTACGACTCCCCGACCGCCGACGGCTCCACCGTCACGGGCATCGGCCGGGACAAGGCGTACAAGATCTGGTACAAGGCCCTCTCCACGTACATGACCTCGTCGACCGACTACGCGGGAGCCCGCGCGGCGACCCTGCAGGCCGCGGGCGACCTGTACGGGGCGGGAAGCGCCGAGCAGCAGGGCGTGACCGCGGCCTGGAACGCGATCAACGTGAAGTAG
- a CDS encoding peptidoglycan D,D-transpeptidase FtsI family protein encodes MNRPLRHIAIFCGLLVLALLLRANWLQFAQREELANNEHNRRVKITQFATPRGDIIVGGKAVTGSKAVSGTDFKYQRTFKNGPMYAPVTGYASQAQGMSLLEKTYDEVLSGQDERFAFRHAKDIITGQPRRGGDVITTIDPKAQEAAYKGLTDIDARGAVVALDPATGKVLALASTPSYDPSVFAGNSFKEGDKFQALVDEKSKPLANRPLRETFPPGSTFKILTAAAALEHGVVTDVDARTDAVSPYPLPLSSNKISSEAGDAACNKASLKTAMQYSCNNVFLDAAAKLGDDKMRETAEKFGFNSDVYSEDFGDMLATKSLYPEELDKPGTALTGMGQGSLTSTPMQMAMVTAAMANNGKLMQPYIVDQLRGPDLSTLEQNEPKLMSQAVSEDTAKKVQEMMEFTAKAGSAQRALIDGVTVGGKTGTAQRGVDVRKEVPYGWFVSYGKKPDGQSVAVAVFIDPTAMDISREDISGGGLGAPIAKNVMKAVLGK; translated from the coding sequence ATGAACAGGCCGCTGCGGCACATCGCCATCTTCTGCGGGCTGTTGGTGCTTGCCCTCCTGCTGCGCGCGAACTGGCTGCAGTTCGCCCAGCGCGAGGAACTCGCGAACAACGAGCACAACCGGCGCGTCAAGATCACGCAGTTCGCCACCCCGCGCGGCGACATCATCGTCGGCGGCAAGGCGGTGACCGGGTCGAAGGCCGTGTCCGGCACCGACTTCAAGTACCAGCGCACCTTCAAGAACGGGCCGATGTACGCGCCGGTCACCGGTTACGCCTCCCAGGCGCAGGGCATGTCGCTCCTGGAGAAGACGTACGACGAGGTGCTCAGCGGCCAGGACGAGCGCTTCGCCTTCCGGCACGCCAAGGACATCATCACCGGCCAGCCGCGGCGCGGCGGCGACGTGATCACGACGATCGACCCGAAGGCCCAGGAGGCCGCGTACAAGGGCCTGACCGACATCGACGCCCGAGGTGCGGTGGTGGCCCTCGACCCGGCCACCGGCAAGGTCCTCGCGCTCGCCTCCACCCCCTCGTACGACCCCTCGGTCTTCGCCGGCAACTCCTTCAAGGAGGGCGACAAGTTCCAGGCGCTCGTGGACGAGAAGAGCAAGCCGCTCGCCAACCGTCCGCTGCGCGAGACCTTCCCGCCCGGCTCCACCTTCAAGATCCTCACGGCTGCCGCCGCCCTGGAGCACGGTGTCGTCACGGACGTCGATGCCAGGACCGACGCGGTCTCCCCGTACCCCCTCCCGCTCTCCTCGAACAAGATCAGCAGCGAGGCGGGCGACGCGGCCTGCAACAAGGCGTCCCTGAAGACGGCCATGCAGTACTCCTGCAACAACGTCTTCCTCGACGCGGCGGCCAAGCTGGGCGACGACAAGATGCGCGAGACGGCGGAGAAGTTCGGCTTCAACTCCGACGTGTACTCGGAGGACTTCGGCGACATGCTCGCCACGAAGAGCCTCTACCCGGAGGAACTGGACAAGCCGGGCACCGCGCTGACCGGTATGGGACAGGGTTCGCTGACCAGCACCCCGATGCAGATGGCGATGGTCACGGCGGCCATGGCCAACAACGGCAAGCTGATGCAGCCGTACATCGTCGACCAGCTCCGCGGCCCCGACCTCTCCACCCTGGAGCAGAACGAGCCGAAGCTCATGAGCCAGGCCGTCTCCGAGGACACCGCGAAGAAGGTCCAGGAGATGATGGAGTTCACCGCCAAGGCGGGCAGCGCCCAGCGCGCCCTGATCGACGGTGTGACGGTCGGCGGCAAGACCGGTACGGCGCAGCGGGGCGTCGACGTCCGCAAGGAAGTCCCGTACGGCTGGTTCGTCTCGTACGGCAAGAAGCCCGACGGTCAGTCGGTCGCGGTCGCGGTCTTCATCGACCCGACGGCCATGGACATCTCCCGTGAGGACATCTCGGGTGGCGGGCTGGGTGCCCCGATCGCGAAGAACGTGATGAAGGCGGTGCTGGGGAAGTAG
- a CDS encoding LLM class F420-dependent oxidoreductase → MRIATTIFLTDQTITPVALARELEQRGFAGLYLPEHTHIPVSRETPYPAGGELPPEYGRTLDPFVALGQAAAVTERLALGTGITLVAQHDPIDLAKQIATLDHLSGGRFTLGVGFGWNVEEAADHGVVWSKRRALGRDRMALMRALWSEEPTAYEGEFGSVRASFAYPKPVQKPRGPVTGPRTLIGGAAGPKLFAQIAEYADGWLPIGGRGLSESVPELRRVWEAAGRDPQHLQVVPYAVLPNPGKLAYYADLGIEEVVLQLPPEPAPEVLRVLDAYAAHL, encoded by the coding sequence ATGCGGATCGCCACAACGATCTTCCTCACCGATCAGACGATCACGCCGGTCGCGCTCGCGCGTGAGCTGGAACAACGGGGTTTCGCCGGGCTCTATCTGCCCGAGCACACCCACATTCCGGTGAGCCGGGAGACGCCCTATCCGGCGGGCGGCGAACTGCCTCCCGAGTACGGCCGCACCCTGGACCCCTTCGTCGCACTCGGGCAGGCGGCGGCCGTGACGGAGCGCCTCGCGCTCGGCACGGGCATCACACTGGTCGCCCAGCACGACCCGATCGACCTGGCGAAGCAGATCGCCACGCTCGACCACCTCTCCGGGGGCCGTTTCACGCTCGGCGTCGGCTTCGGCTGGAATGTGGAGGAGGCCGCGGACCACGGCGTCGTCTGGTCGAAGCGGCGGGCCCTCGGGCGGGACCGGATGGCTCTGATGCGGGCGCTCTGGTCGGAGGAACCGACGGCGTACGAGGGCGAGTTCGGCTCGGTTCGGGCGAGCTTCGCGTACCCGAAGCCGGTCCAGAAGCCGCGCGGCCCCGTGACCGGACCGCGCACGCTGATCGGCGGGGCCGCGGGTCCGAAGCTGTTCGCGCAGATCGCGGAGTACGCGGACGGCTGGCTGCCGATCGGCGGGCGCGGCCTGTCGGAGTCCGTGCCGGAGCTGCGGAGGGTCTGGGAGGCGGCGGGCCGGGACCCCCAGCACCTCCAGGTGGTGCCGTACGCGGTCCTCCCGAACCCGGGGAAGCTGGCGTACTACGCGGATCTGGGCATCGAGGAGGTCGTCCTCCAACTGCCTCCGGAGCCGGCGCCCGAGGTGCTGCGGGTCCTGGACGCGTACGCGGCGCACCTCTAG